From candidate division KSB1 bacterium:
GAAATCCGCACCCAGTACGATGCGAAAGATAAGCATGGCAATTACCTCGATCCGCCAAGCAAAGATTGCACCATGCTGATTTCGATTGAGCAACCCACGACAGAACCGATGATCCATTTGGGCGGTATTCCTGGCGGATTCGAAGACCTGGAGGAATACGTCCAAGAGGTACGTGACGGAATCAAGGATCATTGGATCCGCGACCCATTGAATCCGAAGGATACGCGTTGGCAATATACTTATCATGGTCGTCTGTTCAATTATGAGGTCCCCCTCAGTGAATACGATCGCTTCCTTTGCAGTCTGCCCGAAGAACAAAAGCGCACATTCTATGAGCATGAAACCGCTCATTTTTTATTGGACCATAATTATGTCAGAGTGATCGAAAAAGATATCCAGGGAAAAAAGCAATCCTTCGTCCGCATCAATCAAATTGAATATGTCATCGAGAAGTTAATGGCGCAGCCGTTCACCCGTCAAGCTCAGGCTATCACCTGGCAACCATATATGGATACCGACATTTATGATCCCGCTTGTCTGCAAAGCATGTGGTTTCGCATTTTGAATGATGAGGTTGGTCAGCCCACGTTAAATATGAACGTCCGATTTCGCAGCCGGGATGCATACGATGCATCATTTATGAATTGCTTTGCTTTCATCCACATCATGGAATATGTCGCAAATGAAGTCGGCAAACGCATTGGTCAATCGATTCGGATTGGGCGTTATGTAGATGAATCCGACTCGTTTCACATTTATGGCAAACGTTTGGCCGATTTTGAAAATCGCTTTCTGCGTAATCTGATCGAGCGAGATTTTTCGCAGCGCACCTTTTTTAGGAGGGATGCAGAACCGTTTTTTGAGGAACGGAGGAAAAAATTGCATGAGCAACTCGCATAATGGATGCTTGAGTTATCATAATAATGAAATTTGCCTTCGCCTCAAAATTGACCTTTCGTCAATCGATACGAACAACTAATGTCCCGATATTGATGCGCTCCAAGGTCATTGATTGGATTAAAAAATTTGGTTCGTTCATTCATCAAAAAAGCTAAATAATCACCCGCCATTTCGGTGCTCAAACATGGGAGAGCAAATATTGAAAGTTATCAGGATCAGCGCTATTATTTTGATGAGTCTCGGATGTCTCGGTTTTCTATGTAAACAGCAAAAACCCGGCACCAAAGAGGCACGGGGGCTATGGGTCTCACGGATGGAATGGGCGATACCGGTGCCAGGTGATCGCATGGCTGCTCAACAGCAAAAAATCATTGAAATTTTCAATACCGCTCAGCGCGCTGGGTGTAATTTCATCCTGTTTCAAATACGGGGCAATGGGGATGCCTTCTATCGATCAAAATTTGAGCCTTGGTCCGATATGCTCACTGGAATTTTGGGCCAATCCCCTGGTTGGGATCCCTTGGCGTTCGCTATTCAACAAGCCCATCAGCGAGGATTAGAATTACATGTTTGGTTCAACACTTTTTCTGCCTGGCGGGGGACTACGCCTCCTCCCCGTACAGCTCCACTTCATGTTTATTTGGCCCATCCAGAATGGATCGTTTGCGATGCCAATGGCGTACCAATGTCCCTTAACTCTGGCTATATCTATGTAAGCCCTGGCATCCCAGCCGTTCGGGAATACGTCTATCAGGTTGCAATGGATATCGTTGAAAAATATGATATCGATGGCTTTCATTTCGATTATATACGCTATCCAGAGGGAGCCAACACGAAAGGTTACTCGCACGATGCCATTAGCTTGCAACAATTTTCCTCCCTCTCAAGTAACCCAAACCAGCTTAATTGGGATGATTGGCAACGCGAAAATATCAATCAATTTCTCCGCCAATTTTATTTTGATGCGACACGCCGAAAGCCGTGGTTGAAAATTTCAGCCGCCGTGATCGGAAAATATGATTACAGCGAGTGGAATGGATATCATGTAGTCTATCAGGACGCCAAGCAATGGCTTGCCGAGGGGATCGTTGATTTTATTGTCCCCATGGTTTACTGGCAGACCAATCATCCCACTGCACCCTATCGCAACACAGTTCAGCATTGGTTCAATATGATCCATGATCGCTATATTTTCCCAGGGATGATGATCAATCGCATTGGAGAACCTGATTGGCCAGTCAGCGAAATCATCGATCAAATCGCCATTAATCGTCATGGCACAAATGGAATGGTCTTCTTCAGCTATCAAGGATTAGCTAAGGTGGCCGGCAATTTGGAATTTCGGGGATTTGATTTCTTGGCAAATTTACCGCCCATGCCATGGAAGGATGATAAGCCAGCCATGGATCCGCGAAATCTCAGGGCCCATCTGCTCTCATCGGGCAATGTCCTGCTGATCTGGAATCAACCCGACAGTTCAATCGAGCCAACGGATGTCCAACGCTATAATGTGTTTCGTTCAGAATTAAGTCCTGTCGATTTCTTTAATGCCGAAAATCTCATCCACATAACCGCTCATGCCGACACTTTCTTTATCGATCGAACGGTTCAGCCAGGTCATCGCTATCACTATGTGGTTACAGCCTTAGATCGAGTCAACAATGAGAGCCCACCATCCAATCAAGTGACAATTTTCATCCCTCGCTTGGCGATGACGGATAGCAACCAATCGATCATCGCTCGCTCTGAGACTATTTTTTTTTCAATAACAGGTAGTTTGTAATATATTGAAATCCAGTAAGCCTGTATTCGATCGTTTTATCGATAAGTCCAATTTCGGGAGGTATGGAATGAAACTGATAAAAACAAGCTTGCTATTGAGCCTTATCCTCATCATGTCCTGTGGAGGGAAACAACCGATGTTAAAAACGGTGAACGATCTGATTCAAGCGATGGAGCCGCACACGCGGGTGATCATCCTTGGCGACCCTGATGGGGCGCTTTTGGCTGTTACCCCAGAATATGGGGCGAAAGTCATTGCTATGGCAGTCGATGGGACTCGCGGCAAGAATCTTCTCTGGCCGAACCCTAAGATCTGGACTAAGGAATTTTGGTCTGGTCCTAAGTTGGATTGGAATTTAGGAGGCGCCCGGACTTGGATCGCCCCTGAGGCCGATTTTTATCTGGATAGAGACAAAAATTGGTTCGTACCTGAAGCAATGGATCCGGGGCATTATCAATTGGATCGGCAGGAGCCAAAGCTGGTCCAATGCTCCAATGAGTTCCATGTGAGCAATAACAAAGATCAACATTTCCACCTAAAAATCGTTCGAACGATTGAGCTATTAGATCAACGGCCAAATTTCGTCAGCGCGAATTTGCAATATGTTGGCCTCAAATTTACCCATGAGTTGATCAATCTGGCGAAGCAAACCATTGGCAAGGATCTAGATGATGTTAGTCTTTGGAGCCTGATCCAATTGGATACCGCTGGAACGATGATCATTCCCATTAAACACGACTCGGCCCATCAGAACATCATCGTTCGCGATTACGGTCCAACGAATTTCAACACCGTTCCCCCAGATCGGATAACCATCGCCGATGATTATATCTCAGTTAAAATCGATGGGAAATTCCGTTGCAAGCTGGGCTTTGCGCCCTGGGCGGCACGAAATGGCATCGCTTATCTCTCTTATCAGAAAAACAGCGATCAGGGCATCCTCTTTTTAAAACAGTTTGACGTCGATCCTCATGGCATCTATCTCGATCATCCCTGGGAGAAACCTTATGATTATGGGGATGCGATTCAAATGTATAACGACGATGGCCGGTTTGGGGGATTCTGTGAGATCGAATGTCATGCCCCAGCTAAACTTTTAGCCCCGAATGAAAAGCTCTCTCACACTGTGATTTTTTCGATCATCGTCGGACCGCTGGAAAATTTGAAACAAGTTGCAGCAGACCAATTAAAGATAAATATGGATCAAGTTGTCCTATATTGAAAGTGGCACCATCAAAATTACGCGCGATTTGGTCGTGCCAAACTCGATCCGTTTTGGGGATGTAATGTAGACTTCTGCAAAATGAATAATTTTATCAGAATGATTCGAGCTTTCATCAATTGACCCGAGAGGAATTTCCGTCTGCGATCGGAGTTCCAAGAATGGTGGCTGGAGCGGATCTGGCAGTGAAAAATTTTGGAACAATACCGCTAAATGCAGTTTTGCAGCCCGCCATTCGTTTAGCTCGAAATGGCATCCCAGTCAGCCCGAAACTAAATGGAATGATTGCGGAAAACTACGAGAAGATCTCAAAATTCCCTGCAAGAGCTTCGATCTACCTTGCCGATGAATTGCCTTCGGAAGTGGGTGCGATTTTAAAAAATGAACAAATAGCCTACACATTGGACCTTTTAGCCGAACAAGGACGTGGAGTATTTTATCAAGGTTAGATTGCAGAACGAATTGTTTCGCCCGTTTAAGAACAAGGAGGCATTCTCGAACTCGATGGTTTAAGAAAATACGAGACGAAATTCCGAAAAGCCGCGATCGGGAAATATTGAGGCTATTAGATCATCTCTGCATCTCCAGTGACCGGTGGTGGAACTCACCTGATCGAATTGCTGAACATAAAGGATCAACTCGAGCAACTTGTATTTGGATTAAGAGGATGAAGGAAGTAATGATCATGAAATTTTCCGTCAGATTTCGATTCCCATGCATTCTTCTGGCCATATCAATATCATTTCTGAGTTGTCAAAAGAAAAGGAACATTGATCAAATGTTAGCTGAGTTCTTCGATAAAAAAAGTGTGACAATCGTAGTGACCGACTCTGGGCTCGGCGGATTGTCTGTCGCTGCCAATCTTGCGGCGCGGTTGCCTGAAAGCGGGATTTTCCAGCGCGTCAAGATTGTCTTCTTCAATTCGCTATTTCATGAACGCAGTGGCTATAATAGCCTCAAGACCGAGGCGGAGCGAATTCAAATTTTCAATCAGGCACTCGAGGCAATGTCAAAAAAATACCATCCCGATTTACTGCTAATCGCCTGCAATACCCTTTCAGTAATCTATCAAAAGACGCCCTTTTATCAAAAATCAAAATTTCCTATCATTGGGATTGTTGAGACAGGTGTCGATTTGATCGCTCAAGAATTTGATCGCAATCCCGAGGCGAATGTGATTATTTTTGCCACTCGGACCACGATCGAATCCAACGCTCATAAAAATGCATTGATCCACCGAGGCTATGCAGAAGATCGAATTGTTGGTCAGGCCTGTCATAAATTAGCTGGCGCCATCGAGCGAGGTTATGATAGCGAAGAAACCAACGATTACATTCGCAGATACGTCGGCGAGGCCCTTACAAAACTAAACGACCCTCATCGGCCGCTGTTCGCCAGCCTCAATTGCACCCATTTCGGCTATTCGATCCAGCAGTTCAAAGACGCTTTTGCGAAAGCCGGATATGCTGAAATTAAGATCATCGATCCAAATCCGAGGATGGCTGACTTTCTCTTTCAGCCCCGCTACCTCCATCGCTATCCCCAGACCTTTGTGGACATCGAAGTCGTTTCCAAAACCAAAATTACCCCAGAGGAAATTAATTCTTTGGCTAAATTATTGCAGCAAGTCTCCCCTGCCACAACTCAGGCATTTTCCAACTATCGGTATGATCCCGAACTATTCATTGCGCATTTCGATACAACGACAATCGAACAATGATGTCTCACGACGCTGAAGCGAATAATGGCTCTAGGCGCTTTTAGCGTCAGAAATTAAATTCGTTGCATAAACAGATGAAGATAAAACTGGGGCATTTCTGCGAATGCAGGAATCTCTTGCCAAATGGGTTATGAGATTGATTAAGCTTGCGGGAATGCATCGCCATGGGAAATAATCTATTTATTGCATTTCGCTGCAAGAGCTAACATTGTATAAAAAGCACATAAATCCCATAATGATTCCCAATCATACCACAAAGGCTCTTATTCAGCAATGCGGTTGTGCTGATAAAATCCAATTTTGACAATTGGGAATAATGATTGATTTTGAGGGAACGAGGATGAGACTTAGGACTCTCCAAATAGTGAAGATTTTTCAGCAGTTTTTCTATGTCCTATTATTGATTTTCATGCCCGTGCTTCCAACAACTGGTCAAATTCCAGCCAGTGGATTGGTGGCAACCCCTGATTCTCACGCCACAAAAATTGCTTACGACATTTTAAATCAAGGTGGAAACGCCATCGATGCTGCGGTTGCCGCCATGTATGCTTTATCAGTGGTGCAACCTTATGCGGCTGGTCCAGGTGCTGGCGGCCTGATGCTGATCTGGTCAGCAAAACATCAGAAACCCTACTTCATAGATTTCCGTGAACAATCACCCCAAAATGTTGATCCATCCATTTTCTAT
This genomic window contains:
- a CDS encoding thymidylate synthase — encoded protein: MERSLLQQVLKEREQKIKLITPASKGNIPVVAVSGASLAEAWENAMIGLYAYGCEIRTQYDAKDKHGNYLDPPSKDCTMLISIEQPTTEPMIHLGGIPGGFEDLEEYVQEVRDGIKDHWIRDPLNPKDTRWQYTYHGRLFNYEVPLSEYDRFLCSLPEEQKRTFYEHETAHFLLDHNYVRVIEKDIQGKKQSFVRINQIEYVIEKLMAQPFTRQAQAITWQPYMDTDIYDPACLQSMWFRILNDEVGQPTLNMNVRFRSRDAYDASFMNCFAFIHIMEYVANEVGKRIGQSIRIGRYVDESDSFHIYGKRLADFENRFLRNLIERDFSQRTFFRRDAEPFFEERRKKLHEQLA
- a CDS encoding family 10 glycosylhydrolase codes for the protein MKVIRISAIILMSLGCLGFLCKQQKPGTKEARGLWVSRMEWAIPVPGDRMAAQQQKIIEIFNTAQRAGCNFILFQIRGNGDAFYRSKFEPWSDMLTGILGQSPGWDPLAFAIQQAHQRGLELHVWFNTFSAWRGTTPPPRTAPLHVYLAHPEWIVCDANGVPMSLNSGYIYVSPGIPAVREYVYQVAMDIVEKYDIDGFHFDYIRYPEGANTKGYSHDAISLQQFSSLSSNPNQLNWDDWQRENINQFLRQFYFDATRRKPWLKISAAVIGKYDYSEWNGYHVVYQDAKQWLAEGIVDFIVPMVYWQTNHPTAPYRNTVQHWFNMIHDRYIFPGMMINRIGEPDWPVSEIIDQIAINRHGTNGMVFFSYQGLAKVAGNLEFRGFDFLANLPPMPWKDDKPAMDPRNLRAHLLSSGNVLLIWNQPDSSIEPTDVQRYNVFRSELSPVDFFNAENLIHITAHADTFFIDRTVQPGHRYHYVVTALDRVNNESPPSNQVTIFIPRLAMTDSNQSIIARSETIFFSITGSL
- a CDS encoding gamma-glutamyltransferase encodes the protein MTREEFPSAIGVPRMVAGADLAVKNFGTIPLNAVLQPAIRLARNGIPVSPKLNGMIAENYEKISKFPARASIYLADELPSEVGAILKNEQIAYTLDLLAEQGRGVFYQG
- a CDS encoding aspartate/glutamate racemase family protein — protein: MLAEFFDKKSVTIVVTDSGLGGLSVAANLAARLPESGIFQRVKIVFFNSLFHERSGYNSLKTEAERIQIFNQALEAMSKKYHPDLLLIACNTLSVIYQKTPFYQKSKFPIIGIVETGVDLIAQEFDRNPEANVIIFATRTTIESNAHKNALIHRGYAEDRIVGQACHKLAGAIERGYDSEETNDYIRRYVGEALTKLNDPHRPLFASLNCTHFGYSIQQFKDAFAKAGYAEIKIIDPNPRMADFLFQPRYLHRYPQTFVDIEVVSKTKITPEEINSLAKLLQQVSPATTQAFSNYRYDPELFIAHFDTTTIEQ